Proteins from a genomic interval of Quercus robur chromosome 9, dhQueRobu3.1, whole genome shotgun sequence:
- the LOC126698641 gene encoding CDPK-related kinase 4-like isoform X1: MGHCCSKSIPVVNTDESPTVNGVSTAGPPPATSQPHYANSSTVAVGSGGTTPLHSFAASPFQSPLPAGVAPSPARTPGRKFRWPLPPPSPAKPIMSAILRRRGPARETGGPEPIPEEGGAAVVGGGGQGERGLDKSFGYPKNFGAKYDIGKEIGRGHFGHTCFAKGKKGELKGHSVAVKIISKAKMTTAIAIEDVRREVKILKALSGHNNLVKFHDAFEDANNVYIVMELCEGGELLDRILARGGRYMEEDAKTIIVQILSVVSYCHLQGVVHRDLKPENFLFVTKDEDTPMKVIDFGLSDFIRPDQRLNDIVGSAYYVAPEVLHRSYSVEADLWSIGVITYILLCGSRPFWARTESGIFRSVLRADPNFDDSPWPIVTPEAKDFVRRLLNKDHRKRMTAAQALTHPWLRDENRAVPLDILIYKLVKSYIRATPFKRAALKALSKALTEDELVYLKAQFRLLDPKNGCVSLENFRAALMRNTTDAMKESKVSDILNLMDPLSYKRMDFEEFCAAAISTYQLEALEGWENIASSAFEYFEQEGNRVISVEELAQELNLGPQAYPLLKDWIRDSDRKLSFLGFTKFLHGVTIRSSNTRH, translated from the exons ATGGGCCATTGCTGCAGCAAGAGCATCCCCGTCGTCAACACCGACGAATCCCCCACCGTCAACGGCGTTTCCACCGCCGGTCCGCCACCGGCGACCTCCCAACCGCACTACGCCAACTCCTCCACCGTCGCCGTCGGCTCCGGCGGCACCACCCCCTTGCACTCCTTCGCCGCCAGTCCATTCCAGAGCCCACTCCCCGCCGGAGTAGCTCCCTCGCCGGCGAGAACTCCGGGGAGGAAGTTCAGATGGCCGCTCCCGCCTCCGTCTCCGGCGAAGCCGATCATGTCGGCGATACTCCGGCGGCGAGGTCCGGCGAGGGAGACGGGAGGACCGGAGCCGATACCGGAGGAAGGAGGAGCAGCAGTCGTAGGAGGAGGAGGACAGGGAGAGAGAGGACTTGATAAGAGCTTTGGGTACCCAAAGAACTTTGGAGCAAAGTATGATATTGGCAAAGAAATAGGGcgagggcattttggtcatacCTGTTTTGCTAAAGGGAAAAAAGGAGAGCTTAAAGGTCACTCTGTAGCTGTTAAAATTATCTCCAAAGCTAAG ATGACAACGGCAATAGCGATTGAAGATGTTCGCAGGGAagtgaaaatattaaaagcCTTATCTGGACATAACAATCTGGTCAAATTTCATGATGCGTTTGAGGATGCCAACAACGTGTACATAGTTATGGA ATTGTGTGAGGGTGGAGAACTACTGGACAGAATTCTGGCAAG AGGTGGAAGATACATGGAGGAAGATGCTAAAACAATTATTGTCCAAATTTTAAGTGTAGTTTCCTATTGTCATCTTCAAGGTGTTGTGCATCGTGATCTAAAGCCAGAG aattttctttttgtcaCAAAAGATGAGGATACTCCAATGAAGGTTATTGATTTTGGTCTATCTGATTTTATTAGGCCAG ATCAACGGCTCAATGATATTGTTGGTAGTGCGTACTATGTTGCACCTGAAGTACTTCATAGATCTTACAGTGTTGAAGCAGATTTATGGAGCATTGGTGTCATAACATATATTTTGTTATGCGGAAGCAGACCTTTTTGGGCACGTACCGAATCAGGAATCTTTCGTTCTGTGCTAAGGGCTGATCCTAATTTTGATGATTCACCTTGGCCTATTGTGACACCAGAAGCTAAAGATTTTGTTAGAAGGCTTCTGAACAAGGACCACAGGAAAAGAATGACTGCTGCTCAAGCTCTAA CTCACCCATGGTTACGAGATGAAAACCGTGCTGTGCCTTTAGATATTTTGATCTACAAGTTAGTTAAGTCATATATTCGTGCAACACCTTTCAAACGTGCAGCATTAAAG GCTCTCTCAAAAGCTCTAACAGAAGATGAGCTGGTGTACCTTAAGGCTCAATTTAGGCTCTTGGATCCAAAAAATGGATGTGTGTCCCTCGAGAATTTTAGAGCG GCTCTCATGAGAAATACCACTGATGCCATGAAGGAGTCGAAGGTTTCTGACATTTTGAATTTG ATGGATCCGCTCTCTTATAAAAGAATGGACTTTGAAGAGTTTTGTGCTGCCGCAATCAGTACCTATCAGCTTGAGGCTCTTGAAGGATGGGAGAACATTGCAAGTTCGGCTTTTGAGTATTTTGAACAGGAAGGAAACCGGGTCATTTCAGTTGAGGAACTGGCACAG GAACTGAATCTGGGTCCTCAAGCTTACCCTTTACTTAAGGATTGGATCAGAGACTCAGACAGAAAACTCAGCTTCCTTGGATTTACCAAATTCTTACATGGTGTGACAATACGTAGTTCTAATACAAGACACTGA
- the LOC126698641 gene encoding CDPK-related kinase 4-like isoform X2 — protein sequence MGHCCSKSIPVVNTDESPTVNGVSTAGPPPATSQPHYANSSTVAVGSGGTTPLHSFAASPFQSPLPAGVAPSPARTPGRKFRWPLPPPSPAKPIMSAILRRRGPARETGGPEPIPEEGGAAVVGGGGQGERGLDKSFGYPKNFGAKYDIGKEIGRGHFGHTCFAKGKKGELKGHSVAVKIISKAKMTTAIAIEDVRREVKILKALSGHNNLVKFHDAFEDANNVYIVMELCEGGELLDRILARGGRYMEEDAKTIIVQILSVVSYCHLQGVVHRDLKPENFLFVTKDEDTPMKVIDFGLSDFIRPDQRLNDIVGSAYYVAPEVLHRSYSVEADLWSIGVITYILLCGSRPFWARTESGIFRSVLRADPNFDDSPWPIVTPEAKDFVRRLLNKDHRKRMTAAQALTHPWLRDENRAVPLDILIYKLVKSYIRATPFKRAALKALSKALTEDELVYLKAQFRLLDPKNGCVSLENFRAKIAGSHEKYH from the exons ATGGGCCATTGCTGCAGCAAGAGCATCCCCGTCGTCAACACCGACGAATCCCCCACCGTCAACGGCGTTTCCACCGCCGGTCCGCCACCGGCGACCTCCCAACCGCACTACGCCAACTCCTCCACCGTCGCCGTCGGCTCCGGCGGCACCACCCCCTTGCACTCCTTCGCCGCCAGTCCATTCCAGAGCCCACTCCCCGCCGGAGTAGCTCCCTCGCCGGCGAGAACTCCGGGGAGGAAGTTCAGATGGCCGCTCCCGCCTCCGTCTCCGGCGAAGCCGATCATGTCGGCGATACTCCGGCGGCGAGGTCCGGCGAGGGAGACGGGAGGACCGGAGCCGATACCGGAGGAAGGAGGAGCAGCAGTCGTAGGAGGAGGAGGACAGGGAGAGAGAGGACTTGATAAGAGCTTTGGGTACCCAAAGAACTTTGGAGCAAAGTATGATATTGGCAAAGAAATAGGGcgagggcattttggtcatacCTGTTTTGCTAAAGGGAAAAAAGGAGAGCTTAAAGGTCACTCTGTAGCTGTTAAAATTATCTCCAAAGCTAAG ATGACAACGGCAATAGCGATTGAAGATGTTCGCAGGGAagtgaaaatattaaaagcCTTATCTGGACATAACAATCTGGTCAAATTTCATGATGCGTTTGAGGATGCCAACAACGTGTACATAGTTATGGA ATTGTGTGAGGGTGGAGAACTACTGGACAGAATTCTGGCAAG AGGTGGAAGATACATGGAGGAAGATGCTAAAACAATTATTGTCCAAATTTTAAGTGTAGTTTCCTATTGTCATCTTCAAGGTGTTGTGCATCGTGATCTAAAGCCAGAG aattttctttttgtcaCAAAAGATGAGGATACTCCAATGAAGGTTATTGATTTTGGTCTATCTGATTTTATTAGGCCAG ATCAACGGCTCAATGATATTGTTGGTAGTGCGTACTATGTTGCACCTGAAGTACTTCATAGATCTTACAGTGTTGAAGCAGATTTATGGAGCATTGGTGTCATAACATATATTTTGTTATGCGGAAGCAGACCTTTTTGGGCACGTACCGAATCAGGAATCTTTCGTTCTGTGCTAAGGGCTGATCCTAATTTTGATGATTCACCTTGGCCTATTGTGACACCAGAAGCTAAAGATTTTGTTAGAAGGCTTCTGAACAAGGACCACAGGAAAAGAATGACTGCTGCTCAAGCTCTAA CTCACCCATGGTTACGAGATGAAAACCGTGCTGTGCCTTTAGATATTTTGATCTACAAGTTAGTTAAGTCATATATTCGTGCAACACCTTTCAAACGTGCAGCATTAAAG GCTCTCTCAAAAGCTCTAACAGAAGATGAGCTGGTGTACCTTAAGGCTCAATTTAGGCTCTTGGATCCAAAAAATGGATGTGTGTCCCTCGAGAATTTTAGAGCG AAAATTGCAGGCTCTCATGAGAAATACCACTGA
- the LOC126698641 gene encoding CDPK-related kinase 3-like isoform X3, which translates to MTTAIAIEDVRREVKILKALSGHNNLVKFHDAFEDANNVYIVMELCEGGELLDRILARGGRYMEEDAKTIIVQILSVVSYCHLQGVVHRDLKPENFLFVTKDEDTPMKVIDFGLSDFIRPDQRLNDIVGSAYYVAPEVLHRSYSVEADLWSIGVITYILLCGSRPFWARTESGIFRSVLRADPNFDDSPWPIVTPEAKDFVRRLLNKDHRKRMTAAQALTHPWLRDENRAVPLDILIYKLVKSYIRATPFKRAALKALSKALTEDELVYLKAQFRLLDPKNGCVSLENFRAALMRNTTDAMKESKVSDILNLMDPLSYKRMDFEEFCAAAISTYQLEALEGWENIASSAFEYFEQEGNRVISVEELAQELNLGPQAYPLLKDWIRDSDRKLSFLGFTKFLHGVTIRSSNTRH; encoded by the exons ATGACAACGGCAATAGCGATTGAAGATGTTCGCAGGGAagtgaaaatattaaaagcCTTATCTGGACATAACAATCTGGTCAAATTTCATGATGCGTTTGAGGATGCCAACAACGTGTACATAGTTATGGA ATTGTGTGAGGGTGGAGAACTACTGGACAGAATTCTGGCAAG AGGTGGAAGATACATGGAGGAAGATGCTAAAACAATTATTGTCCAAATTTTAAGTGTAGTTTCCTATTGTCATCTTCAAGGTGTTGTGCATCGTGATCTAAAGCCAGAG aattttctttttgtcaCAAAAGATGAGGATACTCCAATGAAGGTTATTGATTTTGGTCTATCTGATTTTATTAGGCCAG ATCAACGGCTCAATGATATTGTTGGTAGTGCGTACTATGTTGCACCTGAAGTACTTCATAGATCTTACAGTGTTGAAGCAGATTTATGGAGCATTGGTGTCATAACATATATTTTGTTATGCGGAAGCAGACCTTTTTGGGCACGTACCGAATCAGGAATCTTTCGTTCTGTGCTAAGGGCTGATCCTAATTTTGATGATTCACCTTGGCCTATTGTGACACCAGAAGCTAAAGATTTTGTTAGAAGGCTTCTGAACAAGGACCACAGGAAAAGAATGACTGCTGCTCAAGCTCTAA CTCACCCATGGTTACGAGATGAAAACCGTGCTGTGCCTTTAGATATTTTGATCTACAAGTTAGTTAAGTCATATATTCGTGCAACACCTTTCAAACGTGCAGCATTAAAG GCTCTCTCAAAAGCTCTAACAGAAGATGAGCTGGTGTACCTTAAGGCTCAATTTAGGCTCTTGGATCCAAAAAATGGATGTGTGTCCCTCGAGAATTTTAGAGCG GCTCTCATGAGAAATACCACTGATGCCATGAAGGAGTCGAAGGTTTCTGACATTTTGAATTTG ATGGATCCGCTCTCTTATAAAAGAATGGACTTTGAAGAGTTTTGTGCTGCCGCAATCAGTACCTATCAGCTTGAGGCTCTTGAAGGATGGGAGAACATTGCAAGTTCGGCTTTTGAGTATTTTGAACAGGAAGGAAACCGGGTCATTTCAGTTGAGGAACTGGCACAG GAACTGAATCTGGGTCCTCAAGCTTACCCTTTACTTAAGGATTGGATCAGAGACTCAGACAGAAAACTCAGCTTCCTTGGATTTACCAAATTCTTACATGGTGTGACAATACGTAGTTCTAATACAAGACACTGA
- the LOC126699502 gene encoding auxin-responsive protein SAUR32 yields MGISADKHQLNFHIHMPHLHFHHHQVHHHHHHDHDSNKELKDIPKGCLAVMVGQGEEQQRFVIPVIYINHPLFMQLLKEAEKEFGFDQKGPITIPCHVEEFRTVQGMIDKEQSVQHHHHVWCFRV; encoded by the coding sequence ATGGGGATTAGTGCTGACAAACACCAGTTGAATTTCCATATCCACATGCCACACCTTCACTTTCACCACCACCAGgtccatcaccaccaccaccatgacCATGACAGCAATAAAGAACTGAAAGACATCCCAAAGGGGTGTTTGGCAGTCATGGTGGGTCAAGGTGAAGAGCAACAAAGGTTTGTGATCCCTGTGATTTACATCAACCACCCGCTCTTCATGCAGTTGTTGAAGGAAGCTGAGAAAGAGTTTGGCTTTGACCAGAAGGGACCCATCACCATACCTTGCCATGTCGAGGAGTTTCGCACCGTCCAAGGCATGATTGACAAGGAGCAATCAGTCCAGCACCACCACCATGTTTGGTGCTTTAGGGTTTGA